The genomic segment GATGAACGTCTCGATTCAGAGCCCGGCGAGAACAGCAGAAACAATTTTCctcgatggttttcccctcctacacttgtgaggtatttaccttAGTTAATCAACcgtgtaaacttctctactaaaagCACAGCAAGTGTGCAGCTGAGCGAAATAAAAGAAATCCAAAAGATGCTTTTACCGAATATTTTACGGCGTAAAATGGGCATTAGAGGGAAATAAAAGAAACCCCAAAGGATATAATTTATCTGATATTTtgacatttgaaaaaaatggcaaaggcatcataaaatgttaaaattctTCCTTTTTTTAATTAAGGAAGAACAATGCtgcttaaataaatttaaatgaaattaaactaACGCAAAAAGtctattttaacaagtaaaagcgtgctaagttcggccgggccgaatcttatataccctccaccatggatcgcatttgtcgagtttttttcccggcatctcttcttaggcaaaaaaggatataagaaaagatttgtcgctctgctattagagcgatatcaggatatggtccggtttggaccacaattatattttatgttggtgacctgtgtaaaatgtcagccaattcgaataagaattgcgccctttgggggctcaataagtaaaatagagagatcgatttatatgggagctgtatcgggctatagaccaactcagaccacaataaacacgtatgcggatggtcatgagaggatccatcgtagaaaatttcaggcaaataggataataattgtgacctctagaggctcaagaagtcaagatcccagatcggtttaaatggcagctatatcaggttatgaaccgatttgaaccttatttgacacagttgttgaaagtaagaataaaatacgtcatgcaaaattttagccaaatcggataggaattgcgccctctagaagctcaagaagtcaagacccaaaatcggtttatacggccgttatatcaggttatggaccgatttgaaccatacttggcacagttgttgaatatcataaaaaaacacgtcgttcaaaatttcattccaatcggataagaactgcgccctctaaaggcttaagaagtcaagacccaagatcatttacaattccaaccaacctacagtaacaaaaagtatttgtgtaaaatttcaggcgcctagtttcactacttcgaaagttagcgtgctttcgacggacagacggacatacggacggacggacatggctagatcgactaaaaatgtcacgacgatcaagaatatattttttatggggtcttagacgcatatttctatgtgttacatacagaatgatgaaattagtatactctcatggagggtatacaaatgaaaCACAAATGTAAaggtgtgtctcagtggatgttgataatcaccactgaatgtagactttccataatcttttttttttctttaaatttagaaaaaaaggcaaTGACAGTCATATACTCATTAGAAGAGCAATAACGaaaaatgcgagcgagctcagccacatctcgaaatgtataccaatggatggaacAGGTAGCTTCTTTATATTAATATTCcaacaatatttctaaaaaaatgcctaaagtaatcaagaaaagtaacaggcaaacataaaaaagcTAAAAGCAGATTTTGTTCGCTGATTCAGCTAAtaagccctatgtttgctgctaaaacagcagtaaaggctgctttcccattttcagcagacaaaaactcctgttttggcaaatatttttgctgttttgaattacaaatttcgttgagtgtaggAAATGACATACCGACTGCTTAAGCAACGTACTCTGTTTTTAGCAGTGAAAAACTTCGACAAAATGTCTTTATTTACTTAAACATATTTACAGCACATTTTCTGTACCAACACAATGCTGTCATCATATTACACTAGAATTAATTGTGCCTAATTGCTACATTCAAACCTCATTTTTcgtttacaactttttttttggagtttgacagttgttcgcgTGGATAGCCCAATAGAGTACATTCAGAGAAATTTATTagtaaaaccagcaaaaatgtttgctgtaataccagaaagtctgctgaaaatggcacagcagtaatttgttgctaaaacacCAAACATGTTCCTCTGTTTTCAAATGGCAAAAAGATAAAAAAGAAATGTcatatacaattaaaaaaaatttacattctaTCTTgactttaaatttaaaaacatatAACGTAAATGTTATTCCAATTTTCTACAACTTTCAAACTTTTAAAAGAATTAGAATAACAGCAAACAAAATAACTGCTATTAcatttatgcttttaaacaaaaaataaacacctaaaatttggcaatttctttttatataatatatagCAAATGTCTCAGTTGTTGTTTACAAGTTCAAAACTTTTGTATggattcattcaaaagtttaaaatttttaatttaatatcagcagactgtagaagcagcttttatataaatcacattgaagataattatatttttgatattatacgtaatgcactttaattttatttgaacttagatttttgcttgagtgtaaccaatttctctttaacgttaaatattaaaacactcttttgagttttgatttataccattgatatttttaccatttgtaacattaacttataccattgatttatataccatggatttattctctcatttgcaattttacactcGAATCATTATCACTCACCTAATAGCATTTGTCTCTTTCTTTATTATACGTTTTGTCATATGATCTATAGTGAGTACTCTCACTCTCGTTTGTATaacatgttttcttttgttttgagtgtATAACAGATTAAGTTTGTCAAACACTTGTAGGCTTAGTCttaaactttgttaaaaataaaatccctCTTCTAATAGCATTCAACGAAGACAGTTGTCTCATTATTTAAAGCGGAAGAAACTCATAGGAGGACAAGTTAGGACTTTTAAGTCTGACTTGGcccgtaaaataaatataaaattaaactgaACATTATCCAGCTAGGACGTTTCGTCTGGTtaggatttgttcataaaattcataatttaatgaaatataaaaccactagggttggacccttaatcttgccctcaaaactgctagggttggacccttcatcctgcccttaatatatcctagggttggacccttcatccATTCCCTACAATTGGCGCCCAACAAAAACTTAAGTTTCCTGAAAATTAATAAGATTTTTACTATTTCTGTGGTTTCAACGTGGTGCTGACGTCATCAAACATTTGTCCGACCATACTGCTCTGATTATTCTTggagtattgttgttgttgtccagCATTGGTTTGGTTTCAGTGCATTATTGCGTTCTTGCTGATACTCAATTGCATTAGTCGTCAAATCCCACcagtgttgttgttgcaaatcatCACCACGATCATCATTTCTGTTGCttctgtagttgttgttgcataTCTTCAGCATAACCATTATTTCATTTGCTTCTGTTGTTATTGCAATTCATCATCTCAGTCATCGGTTTGACCATTCGTTGTTGTCGTTGCAAAGAAGGCTTGCGTTGTTGCTTTGAATTTGAGTGATATTCCATATAAAGAGAGGTGATATTGCTATAGGCAGCGAGGTTGAAGAAGATTCTCTTAAACAGGGTTCccctattttgaaaatatattttacccTATATGGCTGTAAGGCGAAGCCCACGTTCAACGTCATCTTTAACTGATACCCTAAACAGTGGATTAGCAATGGAGTTGGACCGCACTCAGAATGTTCCCAAGGAAAATTCAAATACTAGTTCTAGTACAAGTGCAAGTACAAGCGCTAGTACAAAAGGTTCTTCTGGAACCACAAGCGAGGCTTCACGAAATATGGTCTTAAGCGATGCCCAATTCAGAACACTCATAAGTGGTTTAAGCGTcagacaagaagtcaaatcgacatTTAGTAACTGCACAGCTCGTTTTCATGGCAACCGAAATTCGACAAACGTAGAAGAttttttagctacaattttagtCTATAAAGAAGCCGAAAATATTTCAGACTTTCTGGCACTCACTAGTCTTCCCCTATTATTAGAAGGCTACGCTTCCAGTTGGTGGCAAGGAGTCAAGGATGAAGCGAAGACATTCAATGATGCTGTAGATCTTTTACGAGGAGCCTTTGCACCTCCAAAACCAGATTGGCGAATATTCAGTGAGATTgcgcaagaaaaacaaaagttgtTTGAGACTACAGACAGTTTCATTTGTAGAAAGCGACGACTTTTCGCACAACtatcagaaaaactttcagaAAATACTATGCTTAACATGATATTTAGCCAGCTTAGTTTGAAAATCCGAGAAAGAATTCAAAGAGAAAGCGTAACATCTTTTCATGATCTCCTATGTAAGGCAAGGGAAATTGAAATGCTTGTTGCTGAGAATAGGCAAGATAAGGTGGAAGAAAAGTCAAAGCCAGCCGAAAATCAGGGAAAATCTGTCCTAAGATGCACTTTCTGCAGAAAACGAAaccatttggcagaaaattgttTCAAGAAAATTGAAGCAGAAAAGCACAAAAATGCTAAGGAAAGGCCAGAAACAAATTTGAACTGTTACGGATGTGGAGCAGCAGGATACTACCGCTCAAATTGCCCATTCTGTAATAAAACAAATTCGAATACTGATCCAAGAGATGGTCACCTTGATTTTAATTCCATGCATTCTACAGTAGTGGGACGTAACGTCCCAGTGGTGGACATAAATGTAAATGGTTTACAGGGAGAGGCATATTTTGACACCGCAGCTCGAACTAGCGTTGCTGGTTACCATCTTTATCAAAAGCTAATTCAAAAAGAGGTACCATTCCAAAAAGTATGCGCTGAGATTATACTGGCAGATGGTATTGCTAGAAATGAGACCGTATACTCTACAGTAGTGGATATTATAATTGGAAAACGCTTTAagaaaatacgtttcatttgtttGCCCAAGGCTATAGGAAACAGAACCCTACTAGGAATAGATTTCCttgaagaaaataatattgttctGGACCTAGCCCAACGTATATGGCATTTTAAAGATGATCCGTCAACAAATTTTAGCTTCAAACTTCATCAACCTGGTATACTAAATAGTATTTCTTCGATTAAAAAGGTGAATGAGACACCAGACGATGTAAAAGATTTTTTGTCCTGGTTCGAGAATGGCAATAATGATTACTCGCCAAAAAAGTATAAACAAAATCTTTAAAGACTCAGTTTCAGAAAATACCGAAATCCAATCTGTTTCAAGTCTTTTTCCACCTCCAAAGAAAGTAAAATACGATGAGTATTGCGATGAAATATTCACAccaattgaattaaattcaaTTGATATAAAGCTCCGTCGAAGTGAAGGTCCACATTTGaccgaaaaagaaagaaaatcactTGAAGAATTACTGGTAGCTGAAAAGGAAATATTTGAGGACATTGATATTCCAGCACCTCATGTAGAACACTATATAAAAACAGGATCACATGAACCCATAGCTAACGCCCCATACAGGATTTCGCCAAAAatgaaaactgttttaaaagCTGAGCTAgataaaatgttggaaaaaggcATCATACAAGAAGAAGAATCTCCATGGGCATTCCCAGTTGTTCTGATTCCTAAAAAAGATGGTTCAATTAGACTATGCGTTGACTATCGTCGCCTAAATGCGATAACTACTGCAGATACATATCCTTTACCAAGGATCGATGATCTTTTACACTCAGCGAAAACCACGCCATTCATGTCGACCTTAGACTTGCGTTCCGGTTACTGGCAGATAAAAGTTGCGGAAAAGGATAGAAAGAAGACTGCCTTCACAACACCGTTTGGTATATATGTGTTTAATAGAATGCCTTTTGGCTTAAAAAATGCCCCAGCTACGTTCCAACGTCTTATTGATAAGTTTCGCAATGGCCTACCGAATATATTAATCCTGGCGTATTTGGATGACATCATTATTTGTTCAAAAGATTTGGGTTCACATATATccgatttaaaacaaatatttgaacgacttaaaatgttcgGATTTCATCTCAACCgagaaaaatgtttcttttgcaAGCCAGTCATCAAATACCTTGGGCATATTCTTACTACCAAAGGACTCAAACCCGATCCAGAAAAGACAAAAGCTATAATGGAAAGGCCTAAACCAAGAAATCCAAAAGAAGTTTTGTCATTTTTACAAACGTGCTCATGGTACAGGCGTTTCATTCCTTCTTTTGCCAACGTTTCTAAACCTTTATCAGATTTAATCAAGAAAAACGCTATTTGGCGATGGTCAGAAAGAGAGCAGTCAGCTTTTGATACCATGAAAAACCTTCTGTCCTCTCCACCGATTTTAAAACAAGTTGACGAAAATTTGCCATTCATATTGAAAACTGATGCAAGCAACTAtgctttgggggctgttttagtCCAGGGGGAGAAGGAGGAAGAGCATATAATCGAATATGCGAGTCGATTATTATTGGTAGCCGAGAAAAACTACTCTACGACAGAAAGAGAAGCCTTGGCGGTAGTATGGGCAGTTCAAAAATTTAGGGGTTATATCGAAGGTTCTGAAGTTTTGGTGCTCACTGATCATCAGCCCTTAAAATGGCTATTTAGCCTAAAAAGCCCAACAGGTCGTCTAGCAAGATGGGCTCTACAACTCCAGACATTTAACATTCGATTTGAATATACCCCTGGTCGCCAAAATATTGTGGCAGACACCCTTTCAAGACCACCTTGCTTGCTGGAGAGCCACAATGAGCTAAAGTGCGAATGTATGGCCATTGAAATCGATTTTCCACACAAAGGAGCTGAAGACTTCAGAGAGGCACAAATAAAAGACCCAGCATTGAAAGCCATAATTGATTCATTCGAAAATGATGACGAAAATGTGTCTAAATACACAGGCAGAGGTTATATCATGTTAGATGGTGTTCTATATAGATTTTGCTCTGAGGAAGAATCAGAAAATGGACAATTGGTAGTTCCTGAGTCAATGCGTAGCATGATTCTTTATAACTTTCATGACGTCTCTACCGCTGGTCACTATGGAATCGATAGAACAATCAGTCGAATATCGCCACATTATTATTGGCCAGGTATGAGAAAACAGATCACAAACTATGTCAGATGCTGCATTGAGTGTCAACGCTATAAGCCCTCAAACTTAAAACCTGCTGGTCTTCTGAAAACTGTTAGCAGCAATCAGAGATTCGAAATAATAGCAATTGATTTGTTTGGACCACTGCCACGCACCCCACAAGGCCACCAGTGGATATTGATTGTAGAGGATTTATGTAGCCGTTGGACTGAGTTATTTCCTTTAAAAACTGCTTCAGCTGAGAACTGtgcattaattttattaaacgaAGTCTTTTTGCGATATGGAATTCCAAGAAGAGTCCATTCAGATAATGGCACACAATTTATTTCGAGCGTAATGCAAAAACTCACTTACTGCTTAGGCATTGTGCAGTCATTTACACCGGTGTATCATCCGGAAGCCAACCCGGTGGAACGGAAGAACCGTGACTTAAAAGTGCAGCTGTCAATCTACGTTGGTCAAGATCATACCACCTGGGATGTTAATTTGCCATCCATAAGATTTGCCATGAATACTGCGAAATGTGCATCCACTGGATATACTGCCGCATATTTGACATTTGGGCGTGAATTGAGGACACCGATGCAAGTTCAAACAGATCTAAAAGCTATAGTAAAAGCAGAAAATTTCGTACCTCAAATAACACCTCACCTTCTTCGACTTGCTGATAGCCTTTCCCTTGCAATGGAGTGCCAAGAAAAGATGCAAGACAGAAACAAACTATATGCAGATTTGAAACGCAGACCGCAGCAAAACTTTGAAATTGGTGACAGAGTGCTTATTTCAACGCACATTCTTAGTAAGAAAGATAATAATCTCACTTCAAAACTGGTACCTCGGCGTGATGGACCATATATAATATTGAACAAAAAGGGAACCTCGTGTTACACTGTAGCTTCAATGGATCAACCCAGTGTTCCAATAGCAACTTATCACTCATCAGACCTAACCTTATATGAAGGAAATACTGATAAACCTCTTTATAAACTCAAACGTAGAGGTCGGCCTAGGAAAGCCTCTTCAACAGACAACACAGAGCAATTTGAAAATGCAACTGCGACGAACAAGAATGCAACTACTACAAAGCCGATACTCAAGCCTAAAAACGTTACACCCAATGACACAACACACATAATGCAACAACCCATCGAAAATATACCACCTTCAACAAATGCCACAGAAGGTAATACTACAATGAACAGAAGGTCCTACCGCAACCGACGACAGCCACACAGATACGGGAATGTCCTGCCACATCATCGGGACGATTTCTGAGGCAGAGGGGGAGCATGTAGAagcagcttttatataaatcacattgaagataattatatttttgatattatacgtaatgcactttaattttatttgaacttagatttttgcttgagtgtaaccaatttctctttaacgttaaatattaaaacactcttttgagttttgatttataccattgatatttttaccatttgtaacattaacttataccattgatttatataccatggatttattctctcatttgcaattttacactcGAATCATTATCACTCACCTAATAGCATTTGTCTCTTTCTTTATTATACGTTTTGTCATATGATCTATAGTGAGTACTCTCACTCTCGTTTGTATaacatgttttcttttgttttgagtgtATAACAGATTAAGTTTGTCAAACACTTGTAGGCTTAGTCttaaactttgttaaaaataaaatccctCTTCTAATAGCATTCAACGAAGACAGTTGTCTCATTATTTAAAGCGGAAGAAACTCATAGGAGGACAAGTTAGGACTTTTAAGTCTGACTTGGcccgtaaaataaatataaaattaaactgaACATTATCCAGCTAGGACGTTTCGTCTGGTtaggatttgttcataaaattcataatttaatgaaatataaaaccactagggttggacccttaatcttgccctcaaaactgctagggttggacccttcatcctgcccttaatatatcctagggttggacccttcatccATTCCCTACAAGACTAATTTCTTTGGGTGCAGCAATGCTtagatgttaaaaaatttgaagcTATTTCCTTCACAGGAACTGGGTCAataataaaaacagcaaaaaagtttACTGTCACAACAGAAagactgctgaaaatgggacagtggtaattttttgataaaccAGGCAAGCATTTTCAGTTGTTTTCAGATGGCAAAAAGGTAAAAGTGGtctaaaaatttcacaaatattttaaaaaaattgtatgtttcgtctatttgcatttttttccaattttcaacaatttgcaaattttaaactCTTTTAcaaacagcagacaaaatagcTACTACTATCATATTTgtagtttttaacaaaaaaacgtTACGCCTTCAGTTCACGTTAGTATTTGGCAAATGCTTCAATAGGCGTTtagaagttaaaaatttttgtatggtTCCATTCAACagttataaatttttgttttgatgtcagcagacagtgtttgctaataTCCCTACTAATTTCTCTGGGAGgagattaaagaccgatttggatcatacttctcATAGTTAATAAAAGACATAAAAAGcataaaaatttcactcaaatcgaataacaattgctgcTTCTATGAGGTCAAAAGGCAAATCGAAGGTCCATTTTATATATTTAGAAGCAAAACCCAAATATGAAACTAATTGAGCCATTCATAAATTTCCAATAACCAACATCGATAGGAAGTGTTGCTGCAAAAGTTCAAGCAAATTCCTCTGTTTGCTCGACAGCTAcataaatcgacttagaatgtcaagacgaatgactagatttgtgtACCCCTCCTCCATGGTATGGTGGATGAAATTCATTCCAATTTATAAGTATAACAACATAGATACATACATGTGTACAAACAAAGAACCAACTCGAGTTTAAAAgagtttttgaatttatttttttttaaacatttataATTGTGTGTGCATACTTGTGTATGTATAGTTAATATAAAGTTAGCGAATACGAatgcaatgtaattttttttcttataagaGTGGACAAGTAcataagattaaaaaaaaaaattcttttttatttaagtttaaaaCGATGATACATTTGGAATTGGACTTCAATATTTAGTCGTCGCacttgttgttgctgctttttTCCTTGTCTTCGTTATGAgtcttatttttcaaaaataaatcatTTGGCCCGGTCTGTTGTATGGGTATGACACGCTCCTTGGCTGCCACCTTGGACTTGGGCAGCATGACACTTAGTACACCATCTGCTGTGAGTTTGGATACAATCGCATCCTGGTCGCAGTCCTTGGGCAGTTCATAGCGTCGAACGAAATGACGCGAAATATAGCCCGAGTCATCAGTCTCGCGTTCTTCATGCTTGGCTTCGATAATCAGATGGTCGTTGACCACTTTGACGTTCAATTCATCCGGACGAAAAAGGCCAACGTCGAGATGTACAGAAAACTCTTCGTCTTTGTGATTGAGGCCACCGTCTACAGGGATAAGGTCATCCTTGTGCTTGACCGTCTCCAAGTGACGGAAATGAGGAGCCAGACGTGAAATTAACCCCATTGTGTGCATGTCCAAAGGATGATGTTGACGGGCATGTAGACGTCTATACATGCTATTTGGAAACACATCCGGGTTGTAAAAGGGATGTGGATCGAAATTCAATAGAAAAGGTAAAGCAGCCATTTAGATTCTTTATTAATTTGAGGGCTAAGAAAATGAAGCactttttgcttttgttgtgaACAGCTTCAAATTTGAAAAGAGCTCAACTCCTCAACTTTAATCTTTCCCGGGCGATAAACGACTAAATACTGTTAGGTTTGGCTGAATGATGCTTTGACTCTATTTCCAAAGCTGCCCACCCT from the Stomoxys calcitrans chromosome 1, idStoCalc2.1, whole genome shotgun sequence genome contains:
- the LOC106093443 gene encoding heat shock protein 67B3, which encodes MAALPFLLNFDPHPFYNPDVFPNSMYRRLHARQHHPLDMHTMGLISRLAPHFRHLETVKHKDDLIPVDGGLNHKDEEFSVHLDVGLFRPDELNVKVVNDHLIIEAKHEERETDDSGYISRHFVRRYELPKDCDQDAIVSKLTADGVLSVMLPKSKVAAKERVIPIQQTGPNDLFLKNKTHNEDKEKSSNNKCDD